The following coding sequences are from one Rutidosis leptorrhynchoides isolate AG116_Rl617_1_P2 chromosome 11, CSIRO_AGI_Rlap_v1, whole genome shotgun sequence window:
- the LOC139875360 gene encoding uncharacterized protein has translation MRILSVNIRGFKQDMKVDWFKRMISTSNPIVAAVQETKHKKIKDSWVEYMWRAQNVEYVAKQAEGRSGGLILMWDCNVFNVNQAVEGEFFIAIKGKLSNFDTEIAIVNVYGPHSDMWNELSIIALNRKLSDHTPLLLRNGQSDFGPKPIRIFDELLEADGTKLKNVKESLKVWCKNSFESLDTELQRLSDDCKNWEIKAEDGSLLLDERAKWIESRGKWVQKDRAKRSMLKQKARVKWATDGDENSRFFHSIIEQRNNKNNIRGLHIDETWQEDPNLIKDEVQRHFKAFYEDHDKKGFCFNGFETSKIYEEDADGLELPFSEEKVWNAIKVVGFPKLPGPMVLTLNFIENFGGSLKPT, from the exons ATGAGGATCCTATCAGTAAATATTCGAGGGTTTAAACAGGACATGAAGGTTGATTGGTTCAAACGCATGATTTCTACCTCTAATCCTATCGTAGCCGCAGTTCAGGAAACCAAACACAAAAAGATCAAAGACTCGTGGGTTGAATACATGTGGAGAGCTCAGAATGTTGAATATGTTGCCAAACAAGCCGAAGGCAGGTCAGGGGGTCTAATTCTGATGTGGGATTGCAACGTTTTCAACGTTAACCAAGCGGTCGAAGGTGAATTTTTCATTGCGATTAAAGGTAAACTTTCCAATTTTGATACTGAAATTGCAATTGTTAATGTGTACGGGCCGCATAGTGAT ATGTGGAATGAGCTTTCCATTATCGCTCTCAACCGAAAACTTTCTGACCATACACCGCTACTTCTTAGGAATGGGCAGTCCGATTTTGGTCCAAAGCCTATTAGGATTTTTGATGAATTGCTTGAGGCTGATGGG ACAAAACTCAAGAATgtgaaagaaagtttgaaggtctgGTGTAAAAATTCATTCGAGTCACTTGATACTGAACTTCAACGGTTGTCAGATGACTGTAAAAACTGGGAAATTAAGGCCGAGGATGGCTCACTATTGTTAGATGAAAGAGCAAAATGGATTGAAAGTAGAGGTAAATGGGTCCAAAAAGATCGCGCCAAGCGTAGCATGCTTAAACAAAAAGCACGGGTAAAGTGGGCAACGGACGGAGATGAAAACTCTAGATTTTTCCATTCGATCATAGAGCAGAGGAATAATAAGAATAACATTCGAGGTTTACATATAGATGAAACATGGCAAGAAGACCCGAATCTCATCAAAGACGAAGTCCAAAGACACTTTAAGGCCTTTTATGAAGATCATGACAAAAAGGGTTTTTGCTTTAATGGTTTTGAAACTTCAAAGATATATGAGGAGGATGCAGATGGTTTAGAATTGCCTTTCAGTGAAGAAAAAGTTTGGAACGCTATTAAGGTTGTGGGATTTCCAAAGCTCCCGGGCCCGATGGTTTTAACTTTAAATTTTATAGAAAATTTTGGTGGCTCATTAAAACCGACTTGA